A window of Polaromonas hydrogenivorans contains these coding sequences:
- a CDS encoding proline--tRNA ligase has product MKASQFFISTLKEAPADAEIVSHQLMMRAGLIKKLGAGIYNYMPMGLRVIRKVEAIVREEMNRAGAIEMSMPVIQPAELWQETGRFEAMGPELLRIKDRHGRDFVVQPTSEEVVTDVMRQDIRSYKQLPKNLYQIQTKFRDERRPRFGLMRGREFIMKDAYSFDRDQTAAKVSYQNMAQAYRRIFDRFGLTYRAVAADSGAIGGDLSEEFQVIAATGEDAIVYCPTSDYAANMEKAEALAPAGPRQEASQTLAKTPTPGKATCADVAELLGIPLETTVKSLVLATDLSNEAGEVVKTQVWLLLLRGDHNMNEIKVGKVPGLDASFRFASLAEIDDHFGCEPGYLGPLNLKKPVKLLVDREVAVMADWVCGANEADFHITGVNWSRDLPEPDLIADIRNVVAGDPSPDGNGVLAIERGIEVGHVFYLGTKYSQAMNATFLGENGKPQFLEMGCYGIGITRLPAAAIEQNHDERGIIWPDAIAPFTVVICPITPERFPDVKAASDKLYSELLGAGVDVILDDRGERPGAMFADWELIGVPHRVTIGDRGLKEGHIEYQHRRDTAASKVDAATAFDFLKGKLAL; this is encoded by the coding sequence ATGAAAGCCTCCCAGTTCTTCATTTCCACCCTCAAGGAAGCACCCGCCGACGCAGAAATCGTCAGCCACCAGCTCATGATGCGCGCCGGCCTGATCAAAAAGCTGGGCGCCGGCATTTACAACTACATGCCCATGGGTCTGCGCGTGATCCGCAAGGTCGAAGCGATTGTTCGCGAGGAAATGAACCGCGCTGGCGCTATTGAAATGAGCATGCCGGTCATCCAGCCGGCCGAACTCTGGCAGGAAACCGGGCGCTTCGAAGCCATGGGACCGGAGTTGCTGCGCATCAAGGACCGTCATGGCCGCGATTTCGTGGTCCAGCCGACCAGTGAGGAAGTCGTTACCGACGTGATGCGTCAGGACATCCGCAGTTACAAGCAGTTGCCTAAAAACCTGTACCAGATCCAGACCAAATTCCGCGACGAGCGCCGGCCGCGCTTTGGCCTGATGCGCGGGCGCGAATTCATCATGAAGGACGCCTACAGCTTTGACCGCGACCAGACGGCCGCCAAGGTCAGCTACCAAAACATGGCGCAGGCTTATCGCCGTATCTTTGACCGCTTTGGCCTGACCTACCGCGCTGTCGCTGCCGACAGCGGCGCGATTGGCGGCGATCTGAGCGAGGAATTCCAGGTGATTGCCGCCACCGGCGAAGACGCCATCGTTTACTGCCCGACCAGCGACTACGCGGCCAACATGGAAAAGGCCGAAGCGCTGGCCCCTGCCGGCCCGCGCCAGGAAGCATCGCAAACGCTGGCCAAAACGCCCACTCCGGGCAAAGCCACCTGCGCCGATGTCGCCGAGTTGCTCGGCATCCCGCTGGAAACCACCGTCAAGTCACTGGTGCTGGCCACGGACCTGAGCAATGAAGCCGGTGAAGTGGTCAAGACGCAGGTCTGGCTGCTGCTGCTGCGCGGCGACCACAACATGAATGAAATCAAGGTCGGCAAGGTGCCCGGCCTGGATGCCAGCTTTCGCTTTGCCAGCCTGGCCGAGATTGACGACCACTTTGGCTGCGAACCCGGTTACCTGGGGCCACTGAACCTGAAAAAACCCGTCAAGCTACTGGTGGACCGCGAAGTCGCCGTGATGGCCGACTGGGTCTGCGGCGCCAATGAAGCCGATTTCCACATCACCGGCGTCAACTGGAGCCGCGACCTGCCCGAACCCGACCTGATCGCGGACATCCGCAATGTGGTCGCCGGCGACCCGTCGCCCGACGGCAATGGCGTGCTGGCCATCGAGCGCGGCATCGAGGTCGGCCATGTGTTCTACCTCGGCACCAAGTACAGCCAGGCCATGAATGCGACTTTCCTCGGCGAAAACGGCAAGCCGCAATTCCTGGAAATGGGCTGCTACGGCATTGGCATCACCCGCCTGCCGGCAGCTGCCATCGAGCAGAACCATGACGAGCGCGGCATCATCTGGCCCGATGCGATTGCCCCGTTCACCGTGGTGATCTGCCCGATCACGCCCGAGCGTTTCCCTGACGTCAAGGCCGCTTCCGACAAGCTGTACAGTGAGTTGCTCGGTGCCGGTGTGGATGTCATCCTGGACGACCGGGGCGAGCGGCCCGGCGCCATGTTTGCCGACTGGGAACTGATCGGCGTGCCGCACCGCGTCACCATTGGCGACCGGGGCCTCAAGGAAGGACACATCGAATACCAGCACCGCCGCGACACAGCGGCCAGCAAGGTCGATGCTGCGACTGCGTTCGATTTCCTCAAAGGCAAACTGGCCCTGTAA
- a CDS encoding lytic transglycosylase domain-containing protein, whose protein sequence is MTVPVQSTVISTQFSRRKWLLRISTGCIPLLFSEHSSAGGQVEEPLMDSVRTALGSAIANQAPPVPEFRNTESKLAYLRWLGAMSERLKKKMPELQIRQEFLQAVWYESKRAGLDVTLVMGLIQVESNFRKFAVSSVGARGYMQVMPFWTRVIGDGDPGKLFHMQTNLRFGCVILRHYLDRERGDNFLGLGRYNGSRGRAPYPEAVFAAQRGWRPDDRAVG, encoded by the coding sequence ATGACCGTGCCTGTGCAAAGTACTGTGATTTCAACGCAATTTTCAAGAAGAAAATGGCTTTTGCGCATATCCACCGGGTGTATTCCGCTATTATTTTCAGAGCATTCCAGTGCTGGCGGGCAGGTCGAGGAGCCGCTGATGGATTCGGTGCGCACGGCGCTGGGTTCAGCCATTGCCAACCAGGCGCCGCCTGTACCGGAGTTCAGGAACACCGAAAGCAAACTGGCGTACCTGCGCTGGCTGGGCGCCATGAGCGAGCGGCTCAAGAAGAAAATGCCGGAATTGCAAATCCGCCAGGAGTTTTTGCAGGCGGTCTGGTACGAAAGCAAGCGTGCCGGGCTGGACGTGACACTCGTGATGGGACTGATCCAGGTCGAGAGCAATTTCCGCAAGTTCGCCGTGAGCAGCGTCGGAGCGCGCGGCTACATGCAGGTCATGCCCTTCTGGACGCGCGTGATTGGCGATGGCGACCCCGGCAAGCTGTTCCACATGCAGACCAATCTGCGCTTTGGCTGCGTAATCCTTCGCCATTACCTGGACCGGGAGCGCGGCGACAATTTTCTGGGCCTGGGCCGCTACAACGGCAGCCGGGGCCGGGCGCCGTACCCGGAAGCGGTGTTTGCCGCGCAACGCGGCTGGCGGCCTGACGACCGGGCGGTTGGCTGA